In Pseudoalteromonas xiamenensis, the following are encoded in one genomic region:
- the cas6f gene encoding type I-F CRISPR-associated endoribonuclease Cas6/Csy4, with product MNYYQEITLLPDAEIPLGFIWQNVFQQVHIALVEHKVESNQSEVAVGFPDYGQKGFPLGNKLRLFATEQAQLEKLSINRWLTRLEDYCHVKAIKPVPEEVTWVSFSRLHVKSPERIEREMQKKAELWSIKSGKSLEECLFETRKKQTNANEQIAIYLFV from the coding sequence ATGAACTACTACCAAGAAATCACCTTGCTACCTGATGCAGAAATTCCTCTCGGGTTTATTTGGCAAAACGTGTTTCAACAAGTGCATATTGCGCTTGTTGAGCACAAAGTTGAATCCAACCAATCAGAGGTTGCCGTTGGCTTTCCTGACTATGGTCAAAAAGGCTTTCCGCTTGGCAACAAGCTGCGTTTATTTGCTACAGAGCAAGCGCAGTTAGAAAAGTTATCCATAAACAGATGGTTAACTCGTCTTGAAGACTACTGCCATGTAAAAGCCATAAAACCAGTGCCAGAAGAAGTAACATGGGTGAGTTTTTCTCGCCTGCATGTTAAATCGCCCGAACGTATTGAACGCGAGATGCAAAAAAAAGCTGAGTTATGGTCAATTAAAAGTGGTAAATCACTTGAAGAATGTTTATTCGAGACTCGAAAAAAGCAAACCAACGCCAATGAGCAAATTGCCATTTATTTATTTGTATAG
- the csy3 gene encoding type I-F CRISPR-associated protein Csy3, translated as MADVKLKNPSVLAFEAKLIPSDALMFAGNFGADTWQPILVGEKAVRGTISNRLKAATANDPAKLDAEVSKANLQTVDVAALPHNCDTLKLVFTLRILSDLHVPSTCNDPDYQAALGEIVKQYQIDTEFKELAKRYAHNIANGRFLWRNRVGAEQVKVVVSVGEKQFSFDSYEFSLKAFDDNAQLNELAQIIQQGLIEQHAFIKVEAYSQLGQGQAVFPSQELVMGGGKGDKSKFLYQLGGQAAMHSQKIGNALRTIDTWHPQADEIGAIAVEPYGSVTNRGAAYRQPKEKTDFYNLLDAWLLKGKIPALEQQHYVMAMLIRGGVFGE; from the coding sequence ATGGCAGACGTAAAACTAAAAAACCCTTCAGTATTGGCTTTTGAAGCAAAGCTTATTCCATCAGACGCACTCATGTTTGCAGGTAATTTTGGGGCAGATACTTGGCAACCGATCTTAGTTGGTGAAAAGGCGGTTAGAGGCACTATTTCTAACAGATTAAAAGCAGCAACGGCGAATGACCCAGCAAAACTTGATGCTGAAGTTTCGAAGGCGAACTTGCAAACTGTAGATGTAGCCGCGTTACCCCATAATTGCGACACACTAAAGCTGGTATTCACATTAAGAATACTGAGTGACTTGCATGTACCGTCAACCTGTAACGATCCTGATTATCAAGCAGCGCTGGGCGAGATTGTAAAACAGTATCAAATAGACACTGAGTTCAAAGAGTTAGCTAAGCGCTATGCGCATAACATCGCAAATGGGCGTTTTTTATGGCGCAACCGTGTTGGCGCAGAGCAAGTTAAAGTGGTTGTCAGTGTTGGTGAAAAGCAATTTAGTTTTGATAGCTATGAGTTCAGCTTAAAAGCCTTCGATGACAACGCGCAGCTCAATGAATTGGCACAAATTATTCAACAAGGTTTGATTGAGCAACATGCGTTTATCAAAGTAGAGGCTTATAGCCAACTGGGTCAAGGTCAAGCGGTGTTCCCATCACAAGAGTTAGTCATGGGCGGTGGTAAAGGGGATAAGAGTAAGTTCCTATATCAACTTGGCGGACAAGCGGCAATGCACTCACAAAAAATTGGTAATGCGCTACGTACGATTGACACTTGGCACCCGCAAGCCGATGAAATTGGCGCGATTGCGGTTGAACCTTATGGTTCGGTAACCAACCGTGGTGCGGCTTATCGCCAGCCGAAAGAGAAAACAGACTTTTACAATCTTTTGGATGCTTGGTTACTGAAAGGAAAAATCCCCGCATTAGAACAGCAACATTACGTAATGGCTATGCTGATCCGTGGTGGTGTGTTTGGTGAATAA
- the csy2 gene encoding type I-F CRISPR-associated protein Csy2: MSQYVLIKKLNVQNANAIAELTYGFPAITNFLGFAHALSRKLPASLNVNLGGVVVISHKNQVHARQPKGWGDYVFALTRNPLTHQGKTAPINEEGRMNMQISLLVELKGLVAGDTLTETDLKAHLKRLIPTLRLAGGQILGFEACELLNTEEQQAYALRRLMPGFVLMDRHEYLVAHFEQRKTEQDDVCLFDAWCDFATLTYRANPSEHQQTEDTVEAEQAIVKANWEYVPKPNAGYLVPIATGFCAISPLYDAGEVANVRDNTVPVTFAETAYSVGEWQSVHRLHHIESALWRYTDNHPWYIATTNELIQPIIEPDFIDSEAAFNPDNF; the protein is encoded by the coding sequence ATGAGCCAATATGTATTAATTAAAAAGCTTAATGTACAAAACGCCAATGCCATTGCAGAGCTCACTTATGGCTTTCCTGCAATTACCAACTTTTTAGGCTTTGCTCATGCGCTTTCAAGAAAGTTACCTGCAAGTCTAAACGTTAATTTAGGTGGTGTGGTGGTTATCAGCCACAAAAATCAGGTGCATGCTCGCCAGCCTAAAGGGTGGGGCGATTATGTGTTTGCATTAACCCGTAACCCACTTACACATCAAGGTAAAACAGCTCCAATTAATGAAGAAGGCCGCATGAATATGCAAATATCTTTATTAGTTGAATTAAAAGGGTTGGTAGCAGGTGACACCCTGACAGAAACAGATCTTAAAGCGCATTTAAAGCGGTTGATCCCAACGTTAAGACTGGCTGGTGGTCAAATACTCGGGTTTGAAGCGTGTGAACTGTTAAATACAGAAGAGCAACAAGCTTATGCATTGCGCCGTTTAATGCCTGGCTTTGTACTTATGGATCGTCACGAATACCTTGTAGCGCACTTTGAACAGCGAAAAACTGAACAAGACGATGTGTGCTTATTTGATGCTTGGTGTGACTTTGCAACACTAACTTATCGTGCAAACCCAAGTGAACATCAACAAACAGAAGATACTGTTGAGGCAGAGCAGGCAATAGTCAAAGCCAATTGGGAGTATGTACCCAAGCCAAATGCAGGCTATTTAGTACCGATTGCCACAGGCTTTTGCGCAATTTCACCTTTATATGACGCTGGTGAGGTCGCCAATGTACGAGACAATACAGTGCCCGTGACCTTTGCTGAAACCGCATACAGTGTGGGCGAGTGGCAAAGTGTGCATCGCCTTCATCACATCGAATCGGCCCTTTGGCGCTATACCGATAATCACCCGTGGTACATCGCGACCACAAACGAATTGATACAACCCATTATTGAGCCTGACTTCATCGACAGCGAAGCAGCATTTAACCCAGATAATTTTTAA